GGCCTTGAAGGCCGCGCGCAATGCGATTTCGGTTTTGCCGAAGCCCACGTCGCCGCAGATGAGGCGATCCATCGGCACGGGCTTTTCCATGTCGGATTTGACCTCGTCGATGGTGGTGAGCTGGTCGGCGGTTTCCTGATAGGGGAAGGCGTCTTCCAGCTCTTTCTGCCATGGGGTGTCCGGGCTGAACGCGAAGCCCTTGGCGCGCTGGCGGGCGGAGTACAGCTTGATCAGGTCGTCGGCGATCTCGTGGACGTGCTTGCGGGCCTTGGCTTTGGTGGCCGCCCAGTCGGAGCCGCCGAGCTTGTTGAGCTTGGGGGCTTCGGCACCGATGTATTTGCTGACCTGGTCGAGCTGGTCGGTGGGGATGAACAGTTTGTCCGCCGGGGCGCCGCGCTTGGAAGGCGCATATTCGATGACCAGGTATTCGCGAGTGGTTTTGTTGGCGCCGGTGCCGATGGTGCGCTGGCGCATTTCGATGAACCGGCCAATGCCGTGCTGCTCGTGCACCACGTAATCGCCTTTTTTGAGTTCCACCAAGTCGATGGCCTTGCGCCGGCGTTTCGGCGTTTTGGCCACGGCCACGGCTGAAGTGCGGCCGGTCAGGTCGCGTTCGGTGAGCAGGGCGATTTTGGCGGCTTTGTCCACGAAGCCGTCGATGGCCTGAGAGCGGATGACGTTGAAATTGGCGATGCCGGTAGTGTTGATCGCGCGCTTGAGTCTGGCCAAGGTGCCGGCCGCAGCGGCGGTGATGGTGACGTGGAAGCCGGCATCGAGCAGGCCTTCGATGCCTTGGGAGGCCTTGGCCTCATCCCCTCGGAATTCGGCCGGGTTCTGGGCGTCGAGCTGCACGTGGCCGGTCAGCGTGGTGTCCACGCCGAAACTGGTGAGGCGAATCACCGGATGTTCGGAGTATTCGAGGGAGCTGATGGTTTCCGCATAGTCGAGGAAGCTGGCTTCGTCGAAGCTGATGGGCGCGCCGGAGCCGTGGCCGGAGGCGGCCACATGCCAGCTGGCGGCCAGGAACTCGTTCGCGGTTTTTGCCAAGTCTTCGGCGGAACGGCGCAGTTTCTCCGGGTCGCTCAGGAGGATCACGGCATGCTTGGGCAGCATGGAGCCCACCGGTTCCAGATGGTCCACGAGTGCGGGCATCAGGGATTCCATGCCTTCGACCGGAATGGCGTTGGCGATGGATTCGAGCATGTCCTCAGCATTGGGAATCGAACCGACCAAGGCTTTGGCGCGGGCGCGCACGGCGTCGGTCAGCTGCAGTTCACGGCATGCGGTGGCCCAGATGGTCTTGAGGCCGTCGCCGTAGGTACGCTGGTCGGAGGCGTGGAATTCCTTGATGGTGTCAATTTCGTCGCCGAAGAATTCGATACGCACCGGGTGCGGTGCGGTGGGCGGGAATACGTCAAGAATGCCTCCGCGCACCGCGAACTCGCCACGGTCCATGACCAGGTCCACGCGCGTGTAGGCGTTTTCGATCAGACGTTTGGCGGCTTCGTCGAGTGGCAGGTCCTCCCCCACGGTGAACACGAGCGGCTCGACGTCGCCCAGTCCTTGGACGACCGGCTGGATGAGCGAGCGGATCGGCATGACGAGAATGCGAATCGGGCCGAACATCGGATCGGTATCGCTCGGATGCTTGAGTCTGCGGAACACGGCCATGCGGCTGGCCACGGTGTCCGCGCGCGGGCTCAGACGCTCGTGCGGCAGGGTTTCCCAGGCTTCGAGCTGGGCGATGTCGTTCGGGTCGCCATCATACCAGGAGCGCAGCGAGCCCACGGTCTCTTCGGCTTCGCGGCCGGAGGCCACGACCAGCACGACCGGCTTGCCGGGTTTGCCGGCCACACCCTGGCCTATGGCGGCGGCCAAAGCCGGGCGCAAACCTTCGGGGATGCCGGCCAGGACGGAGTTGTCGACGTCGTCCGAAACCTCGATGTCGCCAGTGGCGAGCCTAAGGAAGGTCTTGTCCTGTTCCAGCCCGGACAGGATGCCTACCAGTGAGCCGTTGATCAGGTCCGGGTGCGTCGCCTCACCGGCCATTGAACTTCTCCTGGGTCTTGGCAAGACCGTGGAAGATGATGTCCTCGGCGGCGTCAGCGCCGTCAGCCAGGAATTCGGGCAGCTGCTTGCGCTGGTCCGGGCCGAAGCCGCCCAGTACCCAGTTCACCGTGTTGTCATGCGCGTTCGCACCGCGCTTGGAGTGGCCGACGCCCATGCGCACGCGCGCGTATTTCGGCGTGCCAAGGGAACGGTCAATCGACTTGATGCCGTTGTGGCCGCCTGCGGAGCCGCCTGCCTTGACCTTGATACGACCGAATTCCAAGTCCATGTCATCGTGAATCACCACAATATGGTCGGGCTCGATCTGGTAATAGGCGCTAATGGAAGCCACCGCATTGCCGGAATCATTCATATAAGTCAGCGGCTTGGCCAGAAAGAACTTGACGGTGCGGCCGTCCAGGTTCATCACGCTTTTACCGAGCATGGCCAAGCCCTTGTGATCGGCGAAGTTCACCGTCCAACGTTCGGCGAGCACGTCGGCGGTCATGAAGCCCATGTTGTGCCGCGTGTCCTCATATTTTTTGCCGGGGTTGCCCAGTCCCGCAATCAGCCAGAAATCCGACGCCATAATCCGCTCCTCGTCCGTCTTCCTATATTCCCGTATGCACGTTCCGTACGTTCCGTACGTCATGCGCGCGTTCGCCTCGCGCACTGGCCCATGCCCGGCCGGATTCAACCGTCAAGATTGTACTCAACGCCGCCGTCAAGCCTTGGAATCGGCAAGCAGCAGGGCGCGGCATTGCTCGGCATCCATCGATCGGACCGATGAATGGTGAAACGCTTCGACGTCACGAGTCACGA
The window above is part of the Bifidobacterium longum subsp. infantis ATCC 15697 = JCM 1222 = DSM 20088 genome. Proteins encoded here:
- the pth gene encoding aminoacyl-tRNA hydrolase; the protein is MASDFWLIAGLGNPGKKYEDTRHNMGFMTADVLAERWTVNFADHKGLAMLGKSVMNLDGRTVKFFLAKPLTYMNDSGNAVASISAYYQIEPDHIVVIHDDMDLEFGRIKVKAGGSAGGHNGIKSIDRSLGTPKYARVRMGVGHSKRGANAHDNTVNWVLGGFGPDQRKQLPEFLADGADAAEDIIFHGLAKTQEKFNGR
- the mfd gene encoding transcription-repair coupling factor, giving the protein MAGEATHPDLINGSLVGILSGLEQDKTFLRLATGDIEVSDDVDNSVLAGIPEGLRPALAAAIGQGVAGKPGKPVVLVVASGREAEETVGSLRSWYDGDPNDIAQLEAWETLPHERLSPRADTVASRMAVFRRLKHPSDTDPMFGPIRILVMPIRSLIQPVVQGLGDVEPLVFTVGEDLPLDEAAKRLIENAYTRVDLVMDRGEFAVRGGILDVFPPTAPHPVRIEFFGDEIDTIKEFHASDQRTYGDGLKTIWATACRELQLTDAVRARAKALVGSIPNAEDMLESIANAIPVEGMESLMPALVDHLEPVGSMLPKHAVILLSDPEKLRRSAEDLAKTANEFLAASWHVAASGHGSGAPISFDEASFLDYAETISSLEYSEHPVIRLTSFGVDTTLTGHVQLDAQNPAEFRGDEAKASQGIEGLLDAGFHVTITAAAAGTLARLKRAINTTGIANFNVIRSQAIDGFVDKAAKIALLTERDLTGRTSAVAVAKTPKRRRKAIDLVELKKGDYVVHEQHGIGRFIEMRQRTIGTGANKTTREYLVIEYAPSKRGAPADKLFIPTDQLDQVSKYIGAEAPKLNKLGGSDWAATKAKARKHVHEIADDLIKLYSARQRAKGFAFSPDTPWQKELEDAFPYQETADQLTTIDEVKSDMEKPVPMDRLICGDVGFGKTEIALRAAFKAVQDGKQVAVLVPTTLLVQQHYETFSERFEGFPVNVAAMSRFQTTKEINGTVEGLRSGTVDVVIGTHKLLNPKITFKDLGLVIIDEEQRFGVEHKETLKALRTNVDVLSLSATPIPRTLEMAVTGIREMSTLATPPEDRLPVLTYVGAYEDAQVTAAVRRELLRGGQVFYVHNRVQDIASIADKIHTLVPEAHVGIAHGKMGEKQLDQIIRDFWHRDIDVLVCTTIIETGLDISNANTLIVDHADRFGLSQLHQLRGRVGRGRERAYAYFLYDPSKPMTEQSHDRLATIAQNTALGSGFDVAMKDLELRGTGNLLGDEQSGHIEGVGFDLYVRMVSEAVEKYKEPEENVEPVAVSIDLPIEASIPIGYIDSDKLRLEAYRKLASARNEADLKDLEEELTDRYGKPPVEFETLFDVARLKFKARKIGISEILAQSNRVRIGRIDPPESIQMRMGRIYKGTQYRPVTHQLIVPTPFTGSLGQGPMSSDQVVLWTNQLLDDLAWTPSLSKRQSRL